One genomic window of Cinclus cinclus chromosome 6, bCinCin1.1, whole genome shotgun sequence includes the following:
- the XRCC3 gene encoding DNA repair protein XRCC3: MDWEQFDLNPKTIAALKKADIKSVKEILNLSGADLQRLMKLSSADIQCLLKTVSHTLRRNSMLTALQLYQDKDHFTSQHQKLSLGCSVLDNLLKGGIPLVGITELAGESSAGKTQISLQLCLCVQYPYKYGGLESGAVYICTEDVFPSKRLQQLIDQQHKLRADVPADIIQKIRFGDSIFVERAADLDTFQQCITRRLALLLARGMVRLVVIDSIAALFRCEFGPAESALKARYLQTFGAQLHSLSTRFRTPILCVNQVTDAVSESEAAQCSCRVVGGRVTPALGITWSNQLLMRLMVSRTPLPRPSPGAASQCTGSTRTLSVVFAPHLPPSFCYYAVQLEGVKGIK; the protein is encoded by the exons ATGGATTGGGAGCAGTTTGACTTGAACCCTAAAACAATTGCTGCACTGAAAAAAG CCGACATAAAATCagtaaaagagattttaaaCCTCTCTGGAGCAGACTTGCAGAGATTGATGAAGCTCTCCAGTGCAGACATCCAGTGCCTGCTGAAAACAGTCTCTCACACGCTGAGGAGGAACAGCATGCTCACAG CACTTCAGCTCTACCAAGATAAAGATCATTTCACCTCCCAGCACCAGAAGCTGAGCCTGGGGTGTTCAGTGCTAGACAACTTGTTAAAAGGTGGCATTCCTTTAGTGGGAATCACAGAGCTTGCTGGGGAAAGTTCTGCTGGGAAGACTCAGATTAGTTTacagctgtgcctgtgtgtgcagTATCCTTACAAGTATGGTGGATTAGAGTCTG gagctgtctACATTTGTACAGAAGATGTGTTCCCAAGCAAACGTTTGCAGCAGCTCATAGATCAACAGCATAAGCTGCGTGCAGATGTTCCAGCTGACATCATACAGAAGATCAGATTTGGAGACAGTATTTTTGTTGAGCGGGCAGCAGATCTG gacaCCTTCCAGCAGTGCATCACGAGGaggctggccctgctgctggctcGGGGCATGGTGCGGCTCGTGGTCATCGACTCCATCGCCGCCCTGTTCCGCTGCGAGTTCGGCCCTGCCGAGTCTGCGCTGAAGGCTCGATACTTGCAGACCTTTGGGGCACAGCTTCACAGCTTGAGCACTAGGTTCAGGACTCCCATCCTGTGCGTTAACCAG GTGACAGATGCAGTGAGTGAGTCAGAAGCTGCGCAGTGCAGTTGTAG GGTAGTGGGTGGCAGAGTCACTCCAGCACTTGGAATAACCTGGTCCAACCAGCTTCTGATGAGACTGATGGTGAGCCGGACACCACTGCCCAGACCCTCACCTGGAGCAGCATCACAGTGCACTGGAAGCACGAGGACTTTAAGCGTAGTGTTTGCTCCTCATCTCCCTCCATCCTTTTGCTACTATGCAGTACAGTTGGAAGGtgtaaaaggaataaaataa